One part of the Lytechinus pictus isolate F3 Inbred chromosome 3, Lp3.0, whole genome shotgun sequence genome encodes these proteins:
- the LOC129255969 gene encoding homeobox protein unplugged-like encodes MVAGPLQQRLVKIPSSRVEGKEQADTTIEGMLKQSPSHLDIPGLQPPNKTKQDKSLGDHHEGHDGIDDNDDDILHDSEASSPEDCGRKSAGDLGGKENGDTNNLSNGTNGSSKSRRRRTAFTSDQLLALEKEFIGKKYLTLSERAHIARFLQLSEVQVKIWFQNRRAKWKRLKTHSSILGGGNRSANGGGGGGGGGGSGGGNSKLVVPIPVHVNRFAVRSQEQCRPRMVEPMGQASQHPHALQQNHHSSGPLGPTHGEGIAALRNSIT; translated from the exons ATGGTTGCCGGCCCCCTCCAGCAACGGCTTGTGAAAATACCATCGAGCCGTGTGGAAGGGAAAGAACAAGCCGACACGACCATAGAGGGGATGCTAAAGCAGTCTCCGAGCCATCTAGATATCCCAGGCCTACAGCCCCCAAACAAGACTAAACAGG ATAAGAGCCTCGGAGACCATCACGAAGGCCACGACGGTATAGACGATAACGACGACGATATCCTCCACGACAGCGAAGCATCGTCACCCGAGGACTGCGGCAGAAAGTCGGCAGGCGACCTCGGTGGGAAGGAAAATGGCGACACCAACAACCTGAGCAATGGGACAAACGGAAGCAGCAAGAGCAGGCGACGGCGAACGGCGTTCACGAGCGATCAGCTGTTGGCCCTGGAGAAGGAATTCATAGGCAAGAAATATCTCACATTGAGCGAGCGCGCACACATCGCACGCTTCCTTCAACTGAGCGAGGTGCAGGTCAAAATCTGGTTCCAGAACCGCCGTGCCAAGTGGAAACGACTGAAAACGCACTCGTCCATCCTAGGGGGTGGGAACCGAAGCGCCAATGGTGGCGGCGGTGGGGGCGGAGGAGGTGGTAGCGGGGGTGGGAACTCCAAGTTGGTTGTTCCTATTCCTGTCCATGTGAACAGGTTTGCTGTGAGATCGCAAGAGCAGTGTAGACCAAGGATGGTGGAGCCAATGGGACAAGCTTCGCAACATCCTCACGCTCTACAACAAAACCACCACTCATCGGGCCCTCTGGGACCGACACACGGTGAAGGAATAGCAGCATTACGGAATAGCATCACGTAA